From the Toxotes jaculatrix isolate fToxJac2 chromosome 15, fToxJac2.pri, whole genome shotgun sequence genome, one window contains:
- the insig2 gene encoding insulin-induced gene 2 protein isoform X1, with protein MKCIFVFVEGLRQRKLGLGCQGRTLNSLVDKDVTHCSVFPDLGLRMSLTLTAMSDSAVTSVRQQWSGTGQTQQPSRGPYISVITNRTTNLVIRGAMLFSVGVFLALVLNLLQVQRNVTLFPPDVISSIFSSAWWVPPCCGTASAMIGLLYPCIDRQLGEPHKFKREWSSVMRCVAVFVGINHASAKVDFANNIQLSLTLAALSIGLWWTFDRSRSGFGLGVSIALLATLATQLLVYNGVFQYTSPDFLYIRSWLPCIFFAGVITMGNIGRQLALYEYKFIQEKTHQD; from the exons ATGAAATGTATATTTGTATTCGTGGAAGGTCTCCGTCAACGTAAG CTTGGTTTAGGATGTCAGGGGAGGACACTGAACTCACTGGTGGATAAAGACGTCACACATTGTTCCGTATTTCCTGACCTAGGCTTACGAATGTCCTTGACACTGACAGCCATGAGTGACAGTGCAGTGACCAGTGTTCGGCAGCAGTGGTCAGGGACTGGGCAAACGCAGCAGCCTTCCCGGGGCCCCTATATTTCAGTCATCACCAACAG AACCACCAACTTGGTGATCCGAGGGGCCATGCTGTTCTCTGTGGGTGTTTTTCTGGCCCTGGTGCTGAACCTACTTCAAGTGCAGAGGAATGTCACCCTCTTTCCCCCTGATGTCATAAGCAGTATCTTCTCCTCGGCCTGGTGGGTGCCGCCCTGCTGTGGCACGGCCTCAG CAATGATCGGGTTGTTGTACCCCTGCATCGACAGACAACTGGGTGAGCCGCACAAGTTTAAGCGGGAGTGGTCCAGCGTGATGCGCTGCGTGGCTGTGTTTGTGGGCATCAACCACGCCAGTGCT AAAGTTGACTTTGCCAACAACATCCAGCTGTCTCTGACTCTGGCGGCGCTCTCCATTGGTCTGTGGTGGACGTTCGACCGCTCCCGTAGTGGCTTTGGCCTGGGAGTCAGCATCGCCCTGCTGGCAACACTGGCCACCCAGCTCCTGGTTTACAATGGAGTCTTTCA GTATACTTCTCCAGATTTCCTGTACATTCGCTCCTGGTTACCTTGTATCTTCTTTGCGGGGGTGATAACTATGGGAAACATCGGACGGCAGCTAGCCTTG tatgAATATAAATTCATTCAGGAAAAGACCCATCAGGATTGA
- the insig2 gene encoding insulin-induced gene 2 protein isoform X2 — translation MSLTLTAMSDSAVTSVRQQWSGTGQTQQPSRGPYISVITNRTTNLVIRGAMLFSVGVFLALVLNLLQVQRNVTLFPPDVISSIFSSAWWVPPCCGTASAMIGLLYPCIDRQLGEPHKFKREWSSVMRCVAVFVGINHASAKVDFANNIQLSLTLAALSIGLWWTFDRSRSGFGLGVSIALLATLATQLLVYNGVFQYTSPDFLYIRSWLPCIFFAGVITMGNIGRQLALYEYKFIQEKTHQD, via the exons ATGTCCTTGACACTGACAGCCATGAGTGACAGTGCAGTGACCAGTGTTCGGCAGCAGTGGTCAGGGACTGGGCAAACGCAGCAGCCTTCCCGGGGCCCCTATATTTCAGTCATCACCAACAG AACCACCAACTTGGTGATCCGAGGGGCCATGCTGTTCTCTGTGGGTGTTTTTCTGGCCCTGGTGCTGAACCTACTTCAAGTGCAGAGGAATGTCACCCTCTTTCCCCCTGATGTCATAAGCAGTATCTTCTCCTCGGCCTGGTGGGTGCCGCCCTGCTGTGGCACGGCCTCAG CAATGATCGGGTTGTTGTACCCCTGCATCGACAGACAACTGGGTGAGCCGCACAAGTTTAAGCGGGAGTGGTCCAGCGTGATGCGCTGCGTGGCTGTGTTTGTGGGCATCAACCACGCCAGTGCT AAAGTTGACTTTGCCAACAACATCCAGCTGTCTCTGACTCTGGCGGCGCTCTCCATTGGTCTGTGGTGGACGTTCGACCGCTCCCGTAGTGGCTTTGGCCTGGGAGTCAGCATCGCCCTGCTGGCAACACTGGCCACCCAGCTCCTGGTTTACAATGGAGTCTTTCA GTATACTTCTCCAGATTTCCTGTACATTCGCTCCTGGTTACCTTGTATCTTCTTTGCGGGGGTGATAACTATGGGAAACATCGGACGGCAGCTAGCCTTG tatgAATATAAATTCATTCAGGAAAAGACCCATCAGGATTGA
- the si:dkey-251i10.3 gene encoding U3 small nucleolar RNA-associated protein 14 homolog A has translation MAKVSKKNVRKKSLKKSLRKSSEESESAAAKLDVAYDDEEDEENRNEADENISSEEEDGEDERRRQKLLEAISAIGGKRKKKLGERSEAAVQMSEFTVNAEGEGEKIDLSDLIGTMDKTPAVPAKTKKQLKNLQQSKTTIECPLSKQESERIQRDVAFQKAATEVSHWKSIIKQNQRAEQLVFPLNQEPSGPKAMERVVTSWNAQTPLEQEIFALLSSNKQPINDPILTPAEEASMRAMSLEEAKIRRAELQKARALQSYYEAKARRERKIKSKKYHKVHNKAKRKEFLKQFDEMVKTDPAAALEELNKMELARMQERMSLKHQNSSKWAKSKMIMAKYDEGARKAMQQQLELNKDLTQKLATSLNNEKEEEEEEEETGPAEMMPDFVNDAEQGLESSNPWMRGKLSEDPSEKEKSDIVDLTAEGAAVEGNTAEEDEEEEVEETEEEALLREFDSRRRLRQFQEADTAPVMSVDDEEEDKAAAEDLDASDKEEQELSEFTRLLKGIADGHRDLEVEQAEAAADASCTDTSAQLEEGLIRIRTLEDVELLSQDESAADEAPVQPQPPPAEEENLPSAGKNRKRKRGIELKEVLTRETKVIQVPLAPTVEDTEDSDEKLDQRGLIKEAFAGDDVISDFLRDKRKQEDAGKPKVVDLTLPGWGEWGGMGLKPSRSKRKRFRIKTAPPPPRKDRQLPSVIISEKRNSSISLHQVNSLPFPFESHAQFESTIRSPLGRTWNTERTVKKITKPKVVTQLGAIIQPMAREDLMKDKKQVSAGNKSSVDSQKRNKKQVTVK, from the coding sequence ATGGCTAAAGTCTCTAAGAAGAACGTGAGAAAAAAGAGTCTCAAAAAGAGTCTCAGGAAGAGCTCCGAGGAGTCCGAGAGCGCAGCGGCGAAGCTGGATGTGGCCTACGACGACgaagaagatgaggagaatCGAAATGAggcagatgaaaacatcagcagtgaggaggaggacggcGAAGATGAACGGAGACGCCAAAAGCTGCTGGAGGCCATCAGCGCTATCGGAggtaagaggaagaaaaagctgGGGGAGAGATCCGAGGCGGCCGTCCAGATGTCAGAGTTTACGGTCAACGCGGAGGGAGAGGGCGAGAAAATCGACCTGTCGGACCTCATCGGGACCATGGACAAAACCCCCGCTGTTCCAGCCAAGACCAAGAAGCAGCTGAAGAACCTACAGCAGAGTAAAACGACCATTGAGTGCCCCCTCAGCAAACAGGAGAGTGAGAGGATCCAGAGAGATGTTGCTTTTCAGAAGGCAGCAACAGAAGTGTCCCACTGGAAAAGTATCATCAAGCAGAACCAGAGGGCCGAGCAGCTGGTCTTCCCCCTGAACCAGGAGCCCTCTGGCCCCAAAGCCATGGAGAGGGTGGTGACCAGCTGGAACGCACAAACCCCGCTCGAGCAGGAAATATTTGCCCTTCTGTCAAGCAACAAGCAGCCCATCAATGACCCCATCTTGACCCCCGCAGAGGAGGCTTCCATGAGGGCGATGAGCCTGGAGGAAGCCAAGATCCGCCGCGCAGAGCTGCAGAAAGCCCGGGCTCTGCAGTCCTACTACGAGGCCAAAGCccgcagagagaggaagatcaAGAGTAAGAAGTACCACAAAGTTCACAACAAAGCCAAGCGTAAAGAGTTCCTGAAGCAGTTTGATGAGATGGTGAAGACAGATCCGGCTGCTGCCTTAGAGGAGCTGAATAAGATGGAGCTGGCCAGGATGCAGGAGAGGATGTCACTGAAGCACCAGAACAGCAGCAAGTGGGCCAAGTCAAAGATGATCATGGCCAAATATGATGAGGGGGCTCGCAAAgccatgcagcagcagctggagttgAACAAAGACCTGACCCAGAAGCTGGCGACATCGCTGAACaatgagaaagaggaggaggaggaggaggaggaaacaggtcCTGCAGAGATGATGCCTGATTTTGTGAACGATGCAGAGCAAGGACTGGAATCCTCAAATCCTTGGATGAGAGGCAAGCTCTCTGAAGATCcctcagagaaagaaaagagtgacATTGTGGATCTTACAGCAGAGGGGGCCGCAGTGGAGGGAAATACAGctgaagaagatgaggaggaggaggtggaggaaacgGAAGAGGAAGCACTCCTCAGAGAGTTTGACAGCAGGAGGAGACTGCGTCAGTTTCAGGAGGCTGACACAGCTCCTGTAATGTCTgtggatgatgaggaggaggataaagctgcagcagaggatcTAGATGcttcagacaaagaggagcaggagctTTCAGAGTTCACCAGGCTTTTAAAAGGAATAGCAGATGGCCATCGTGACTTAGAGGTGGAGCAggctgaggcagcagcagatgcCAGCTGCACGGACACTTCAGCTCAGCTGGAAGAAGGCCTGATCAGGATCAGAACCCTGGAGGATGTGGAGCTCCTCAGTCAGGATGAGTCTGCAGCTGATGAAGCACCTGTTCAGCCCCAGCCCCCCCCAGCCGAAGAAGAAAACCTGCCATCTGCAggcaaaaacaggaaaagaaagagagggattgAGCTGAAAGAAGTTCTCACCAGAGAGACAAAAGTCATCCAAGTCCCTCTCGCTCCAACCGTGGAAGACACAGAGGACTCAGATGAAAAGCTGGACCAGAGGGGGCTCATTAAAGAGGCCTTTGCGGGAGATGATGTCATCTCAGACTTCCTTAGGGACAAGAGGAAGCAGGAAGATGCAGGGAAGCCTAAGGTGGTGGACCTGACCCTGCCTGGTTGGGGGGAGTGGGGAGGGATGGGCCTCAAGCCTTCCCGCAGCAAACGCAAGAGGTTCAGGATCAAGACTGCACCGCCTCCACCCAGGAAAGACCGACAGCTGCCCAGCGTCATCATctcagagaagagaaacagctCCATCAGCCTCCACCAGGTGAATTCGCTGCCCTTCCCCTTTGAGAGCCACGCGCAGTTCGAGAGCACCATCCGCTCCCCCTTGGGCCGCACCTGGAACACAGAGCGGACTGTAAAGAAGATCACCAAGCCCAAGGTAGTCACGCAGTTGGGCGCCATCATCCAGCCCATGGCACGGGAGGATCTGATGAAGGACAAGAAGCAGGTGTCTGCTGGGAATAAAAGTAGTGTGGActcacagaaaagaaacaagaaacaagtAACAGTGAAATGA